CGGTGACGGTCGACTTGCCGCTGGTGCCCGCCACGGCGAGACCGGCGCCGGCGGTGTTGAACAGGATCGAATTGAGCTGCGCGCGGCTCATCCGCAGGCATCCCAGTTCGGCCGCCCGGACGATTTCGGGCACGGTGTCCTCTACCGCGGCCGAGGCGACCAGGATCTGGCGGTCGGACACGATCCCGCTGCCGTCCTGCGGGTGAAGCGCGAAACCCTGGGCTTCGAGCGCGGCGAACTTGCCGGGCGTGCGCCCCTGGTCGCGGCTGCGATCGCTTCCCGCGACGTCCGCCCCGCGCCCTTTCACGATCTGGGCGAGCGGCAACATGCCCGATCCGCCGATGCCGCAGAAATAGAACGGCCGGGCGAAAAGTTCTTCGGTGGTGGGGATTTCCTGCATCGGGCGGGTTGGTATTCAGTTGTGCGAACCGATACAAGCGCGCTTGCCCCTGCGACCGCCGGCGCCGCCGGGACGGCCGCTGCCGGCGGGCCGGGCCAATCCCCGGCTTGCCCCCGCGCGCCACAGTCCCTAGATGCCCCGCCAGAATGTGCCGCGCGCTGAACGCCGGCAAACGGATCGAGATTGATAGATGTCCCTGTTCATTTTCCTTTTCGTGCTTCAGGCGATGGTCGCCGCGGGTCTGGTCGGCGTCGTGCTGATGCAGCGTTCCGAAGGCGGCGGCCTCGGCATCGGCGGCAGCCCGACCGGGCTGATGAGCGCGCGCGGGGCGGCCGATTTCCTGTCGCGGGCGACCAAGTGGCTGGCGATCGTCTTCGTCGCTCTGTCGATAGCGCTGGCCGCGATCGCTGCCGAATCGGGCGGACAGGACAGCATCACGTCCACGCTCGACCGTTCGGTTCCGGCCGATCCGCTGGGCCAGGCGGCTGGCGAAACGCCGGCCCCTGCCGCACCCGCCGCGCCGCCTGCCGAAACGAGCGACGACCCGCTGGCCGGCGCGACCGAATAACCCTTCCGATTGCGGTAAATGTGGATTGCGGGCGCCGGCCCGCCGCATTCCGCTTGCCTCGACTCCACTCGCACGCTTAAGGCCCGACTCCCATGGCGCGGTACATATTCATCACCGGCGGCGTGGTTTCTTCGCTCGGCAAGGGTCTGATGGCGGCGAGCCTCGGCGCACTGCTGCAGGCGCGCGGCTACAAGGTCCGCATCCGCAAGTTCGATCCCTATCTCAACGTCGATCCGGGGACAATGAGCCCCTATCAGCACGGCGAAGTCTATGTGACCGACGACGGGGCCGAAACCGATCTCGATCTGGGGCATTACGAACGGTTCACCGGCGTTTCGGCGCGGCAGAGCGACAACGTCACGTCCGGCCGAATCTACCAGCAGATCATCGCGCGCGAGCGGCGCGGCGATTATCTGGGCGCGACGGTGCAGGTGATCCCGCACGTGACCGACGCGATCAAGGAATTCGCGCTCGCCGATCAGGACGATCACGATTTCATTCTGTGCGAGATCGGCGGAACGGTGGGCGACATCGAATCGCTGCCGTTCATGGAAGCGATCCGCCAGCTCAGGAACGAGCTGGAGCCCGACCAGACGCTCAGCGTCCATGTCACGCTGGTGCCCTATATCGCCGCAGCGGGCGAGCTGAAGACCAAGCCGACGCAGCATTCGGTGCGCGAGCTGGCGAGCCTGGGCATCAAGCCCGACGTGCTGCTGTGCCGCTGCGAGCATCCGTTGCCCGACAGCGAGCGGCGCAAGATCGCGCAGTTCTGCAACGTGCGGCAGGAAGCGGTGATCCCGGCGCTCGACGCATCGTCGATCTACGCCGTGCCGCTACAGTATCATGGCGAAGGGCTCGACAGCGAGGTCCTGCGCGGCTTCGGCATAACCGACGCGCCGGAGCCCGATCTTGCCGCCTGGCACGATATCGTCGACCGGTACGAAAACCCCGAAGGCGAGGTGACGATCGGGGTCGTCGGCAAGTATGTCGGCCTGCCCGATGCGTACAAGTCGCTCAACGAAGCGCTTGTCCATGGCGGCCTGGCCAACCGGGTGAAAGTCAATATCCGCTGGATCGACGCCGAGATCTTCGAGGAAGACGATGCCGAGATCGCTGCCCGGCTGGAACCGCTGCACGGCATCCTTGTGCCCGGCGGTTTCGGAGAGCGCGGATCGGAAGGCAAGATCGCCAGCGTCCGTTTCGCCCGCGAGCGCAAGGTGCCCTTCTTCGGTATCTGCCTGGGGATGCAGATGGCCTGTATCGAGGGCGCCCGCAGCGCCGGCCACCATTCCGCCTCCTCGACCGAATTCGGCGAGACCGACGAGCCGGTTGTGGGCATCATCACCGAATGGATGAGCGAAGAAGGGCTCCAGAAGCGCGAAGCCGACGGCGATCTGGGCGGTACTATGCGGCTTGGCGCCTATGATGCCAGGCTGGCGGACAACAGCCGCGTGTCGCAGATCTACGGCGGTGCAACGCAGATTTCCGAACGCCACCGCCATCGCTACGAGGTGAATTCAGCCTATCGCGAGCCGCTGGAGCAGGGCGGGCTGATCTTTTCCGGCATGTCGCCCGATGGCCTCTTGCCCGAAATCGTCGAGCGCCCCGACCATCCCTGGTTCGTTGGCGTCCAATTCCATCCGGAGCTGAAATCGAAACCGTTCGACCCCCATCCGTTGTTCGCCGGATTCGTCGCGGCGGCGCTGGATCAGTCGCGCCTCGTGTGATCGGCCGCTGCGGCGCGTTTCGTGCTTGTCATCGGTAGATTGCGCAGCAAGCGTTCCCGGCGCGTCGCGCAATTTCCCGTGCCGTTCTGGCACATCGGGCGAAGCATCCTTGCGCCGCGACTTTACATTTGTTGATTTTGGCGCATGATACGCTGCGACATTCGCGATTTTTCGCGGCTCGAGTCGTGCACATGAACGGTCAGGCAACTCGGCTTGACTCGGGAGTGATCGTCTTCTGCGACCCGGACGATCACACCTCGGGACAAGGCGGCGTACGCGCCGCGGGGGCGGGCTTTCGGGTTCGCCCCCAATTGCACGAGGCCGGGCCGATCACATGAAATCGGGGAGGCGTCGTCCTTGCCGCCTTGCTTGAAACCGGATCGGGAACCCGCCCCCGCTTCGAAAATCGAAAAACGGGGGGCGAGGTCCCCTCGCTGGGCCGTCCCGCCGATATTACCGCGGGACGCAGCGGATCAGGCCGCGTCGGCCTTCTTCTCCGCCTCGGCGCCATCGTCCGCATCGTCGTCGCGCACGACCTCGAGCGTCTTCTGGCCGTTTATGGCGATTTTCTTCGGCCGCATGGCGTCGGGCACTTCGCGCACGAGGTCGATCGCAAGCAGGCCGTCTTCGAGGCGCGCGTTCTCCACACGGACGAAATCGGCCAGTTCGAAACGTCGTTCGAACCCGCGATTGGCGATGCCCACGTGCAGCATCTCGCCGTCGTCATCGCCGTCCTCACGCTTCTTGCCCTGCACCACGAGCAGGTTCTGCTGCGCCGTGATGTCGAGGTCGCCCGGCCTGAAACCGGCGACGGCAAGCGTGATGCGATAATTGTCTTCGCCGCGGCGTTCGATGTTGAACGGCGGATAGTTGTCGCCCGAATTCGTGCGGGCCTGTCTTTCGAGCAGGTCGAACAGACGGTCGAACCCGACGGTCGAGCGGCGATAGGGAGTAAAATCGAAACGGTTCATCGAAACAAATCCTCCTTGGAGCAATTTGACATAAAGCAGGGCCCGCAAGCGGCGCCCGGCAATATTTCGGAGAACGCGTCCATTGCGGCACGCGCCTCCATTCGTCAGATAGGATGCGCTGCGATCGGTTCAAGTGTCCCATGCAGCAGAAAAAATAGAGGTTATTCAATGGCAAAGCCCCAAGTCGATATCTATACCAAGTTCGGGTGCGGTTATTGCTATCGCGCGAAACGCCTGCTCGACGGGAAAGGTGTCGACTATGCCGAGCACGATATCACGATGGGCGGTCCGAAACGCGAGGAAATGATCGCGCGCGCGCCCGGCGCCCGGACGGTGCCGCAGATCTTCATCGGCACGACCCACGTCGGCGGGTCGGACGAACTTCACGCGCTCGAACGCGAGGGCAAGCTGGACGCCCTGCTCGCCGGATGACGCGGATCGCCGTTCTTCAGATGACATCGGGCATCGTGCCGGCAGACAATGCCGCCGCGATGGCGGACGCTGCACGGGAAGCGAAGGGCGAAGGGGCGGAAATGCTCTTCACACCCGAGATGTCGGGCCTGCTCGACCGCGATCGCGGCCGGGCGGCGCAGAACATTGCGCGGGAGGAGGATGACCGCGTGCTCGCTGCGATGCGCGAGGCGGCGGCGGAGCAGGGCCTGTGGATCGCTCTTGGATCGCTCGCCGTCGCGCTGGACGAGGGCGGCGACGACGGGGCCCGATGGGCCAACCGGAGCTTTCTGATCGGGCCGGACGGGGCCGTCGCGGCGCGCTACGACAAGATGCATATGTTCGACGTCGACCTCGCCAGTGGCGAAAGCTGGCGCGAATCGAACGCCTATCGACCCGGAAACGCGGTCGTGACCGCCGCGACGCCAGCGGGCCGGCTGGGCCTTGCCATCTGTTACGACTTGCGTTTCCCCGCGCTGTTCGAAGCGCTGGGCAGGGCGGCGTGCGACGTTATCGCCATACCCGCGGCCTTCACTGTCCCGACCGGCCGGGCGCACTGGCATGTCCTTCAGCGCGCCCGCGCGATCGAGGCGAGCGCCTTCGTCGTTGCCGCGGCGCAGGTGGGGCAGCACGCCGACGGGCGGCGCACTTACGGGCACAGTCTGGTCGTCGACCCCTGGGGCGAAGTCCTGCTCGACATGGGTGGCGAGCAGGCGGGGGTGGGTTTCGCGGACATCGATCGCCAGCGGATCGCCGACGTCCGGCGCCAGGTGCCGAGCCTTGCCAATCGCCGCAAAATGCCTGACTAGCGCGCCGCCATGATCGTATTCGACCTTTCCTGCGCCGAAGGCCATCGTTTCGAAGGCTGGTTCGGCTCGTCTGGCGAGTTCGCCGAACAGCAGGCGCGCGGCCTGGTGGTTTGCCCGCAATGCGGATCGGCCGATGTCGCGAAAGCGCCGATGGCGCCAGCCGTTCCCGTGAAAGGGAACCGGCGTGCGGCGGAGCCCGGGCCGAAGCGCCAGGTCGCCGGGGGCAAGATTCCCGCCGAAGTCCGCAAGGCGATGGAGGCGCTGGCCCGGGCGCAGGCCAAGGCGCTCGAAAACAGCAAATGGGTCGGCGACGGCTTCGCCGAAGAATCGCGCGCCATGCACTATGGGGAGAAGGATCTGGAAGCGATCCACGGCAAGGCCACGCTCAAGGAAGCGCAGGAACTGCTCGACGAAGGGATTTCGGTCGCCCCCCTGCCGTTTCCGGTGACGGAGCCGGACGAACTCAACTGATTGCCAGCGCCGGCCGGGTCCCCTAAACGCCTGCCGCGTGCGCCCGTAGCTCAGTCGGATAGAGCATCGGATTCCTAATCCGGGGGCCACAGGTTCGAATCCTGTCGGGCGCACCATTCTCGAACAAGCGAGAAGCTGCGGGCGTGGTTTTGGCCACGCCCCCTGCGGCACTCCGGGCCAGCACGGCTTTCGAGCCGCCGATGCGGGTTTCTCTGTCTTCGACTCGGACTTCGCTGAGTAGTAGGCGGACATATGCTTGACGCAGATCGGGCGGGCCATGATGCAGCTTCTCGCGCAGAAGCAGAGCTAACTTCTCGATTTTGTCCGTCGTGACCACTGGCTCCGCCATGGCGAGGCGGCGCGTCAGGTCTGAAATCTGCTCGGCTAGCTCGTCCCGCCGGAATCACAGATTGATCAGACGCTCGCGCATCAACGCGTCTCCAGCATCCATCAACCCTTTCTCGACTAGCTCCAGCAGCCGGGTGATGCCTGCTTCGGCTTCCTTGTGGTCCTGTCGCATCTGCCGCAGTCGTTCGCGATTGCGATCCTCGCGTTCGAGCGCGGTACGCAGGTAGTCGCTGAGCAGGCCAACGAGATGATCGGGTTGCAATATCTGCTTCGTCACCTCGCCGATCACGATGCCATCGAGCTTGTCCATCGGCATGCGCAGACCCTTGCAGCCGAAGGGACCTTCCTTGAGGCGGGTGGAGCAGCAGTAGTAGCGATACTGCCCGCCCTTTCCGGTGTTCTCAATCAGAGCCGCTCCGCAATTGCCGCAGCGCGCTACACCCGCCAGCAGTGTCGGCGAGTAGACGATACGCGGCGCGACCCGCTTTGGCGACCTGCTCTGGAGCAGCGCCTGCACGGCGTTGAAAGTCTTTTCTTCGATGATGGCAAGAACCTCGAAGGGCACCCATTCGAAGGGCGGACGAGGCCAACCGTTGCGGCTGTCAGTGCGGTTAAAATGATGCAGACCGTGATAGGTAGTGGAGGTCAGAATATCGTGAACGCCGCCCGTGGTTGCTCTGCCACCTGAAAACTGGACCGCTTGGAAGTAGAGTTTTCTGCCGTATGTTCCTTCGGCTGGGCGAGGAGTTGTGGCATGAAGGCATCGAAGTTCACGGACGCGCAGAAGGCATTCGTGGTCAAGCAGGGTGAGGAGGGCACGCCGGTTGCGGAGATCTGCCGCAAGGCGGGGATCAGCCAGGCGACGTACTTCAACTGGAAGAAGAAGCACGCCGGGTTGCTGCCATCGGAGATGCGCCGGCTGCGGGAGCTCGAGGATGAGAACGGACGGCTGAAGAAGATCGTGGCGGATCTGACGCTGGATCGTGAGATGCTGCAGGATGTCATCAAACGAAAGCTCTGAGGCCGGATCGGAAGCGCGAGATCATCGACGAGGTTCGGCAGGACTGGCAGGTGACGATCCGCAGGGCATGTGCCGCACTGCACTTCGATCGTTCGACCTATCACTACCGGTCCCGCCGCACCGATCCGGCCTTTTTGAAGAAGCGTATCAAGGAGATCTGCGAGACGCATGTCCGCTACGGCTATCGACGCGTGTACTACATTCTTCGCCGCGACGGTTGGGTTGTGAACATGAAGAAGGTCTATCGCCTTT
The sequence above is a segment of the Pelagerythrobacter marensis genome. Coding sequences within it:
- the grxC gene encoding glutaredoxin 3, coding for MAKPQVDIYTKFGCGYCYRAKRLLDGKGVDYAEHDITMGGPKREEMIARAPGARTVPQIFIGTTHVGGSDELHALEREGKLDALLAG
- a CDS encoding CTP synthase, yielding MARYIFITGGVVSSLGKGLMAASLGALLQARGYKVRIRKFDPYLNVDPGTMSPYQHGEVYVTDDGAETDLDLGHYERFTGVSARQSDNVTSGRIYQQIIARERRGDYLGATVQVIPHVTDAIKEFALADQDDHDFILCEIGGTVGDIESLPFMEAIRQLRNELEPDQTLSVHVTLVPYIAAAGELKTKPTQHSVRELASLGIKPDVLLCRCEHPLPDSERRKIAQFCNVRQEAVIPALDASSIYAVPLQYHGEGLDSEVLRGFGITDAPEPDLAAWHDIVDRYENPEGEVTIGVVGKYVGLPDAYKSLNEALVHGGLANRVKVNIRWIDAEIFEEDDAEIAARLEPLHGILVPGGFGERGSEGKIASVRFARERKVPFFGICLGMQMACIEGARSAGHHSASSTEFGETDEPVVGIITEWMSEEGLQKREADGDLGGTMRLGAYDARLADNSRVSQIYGGATQISERHRHRYEVNSAYREPLEQGGLIFSGMSPDGLLPEIVERPDHPWFVGVQFHPELKSKPFDPHPLFAGFVAAALDQSRLV
- a CDS encoding carbon-nitrogen hydrolase family protein, yielding MTRIAVLQMTSGIVPADNAAAMADAAREAKGEGAEMLFTPEMSGLLDRDRGRAAQNIAREEDDRVLAAMREAAAEQGLWIALGSLAVALDEGGDDGARWANRSFLIGPDGAVAARYDKMHMFDVDLASGESWRESNAYRPGNAVVTAATPAGRLGLAICYDLRFPALFEALGRAACDVIAIPAAFTVPTGRAHWHVLQRARAIEASAFVVAAAQVGQHADGRRTYGHSLVVDPWGEVLLDMGGEQAGVGFADIDRQRIADVRRQVPSLANRRKMPD
- a CDS encoding recombinase zinc beta ribbon domain-containing protein, with product MADPRLAADLRNRRALLTLLDHECLLRVRELRCLHATTPRPAEGTYGRKLYFQAVQFSGGRATTGGVHDILTSTTYHGLHHFNRTDSRNGWPRPPFEWVPFEVLAIIEEKTFNAVQALLQSRSPKRVAPRIVYSPTLLAGVARCGNCGAALIENTGKGGQYRYYCCSTRLKEGPFGCKGLRMPMDKLDGIVIGEVTKQILQPDHLVGLLSDYLRTALEREDRNRERLRQMRQDHKEAEAGITRLLELVEKGLMDAGDALMRERLINL
- a CDS encoding DUF1178 family protein — translated: MIVFDLSCAEGHRFEGWFGSSGEFAEQQARGLVVCPQCGSADVAKAPMAPAVPVKGNRRAAEPGPKRQVAGGKIPAEVRKAMEALARAQAKALENSKWVGDGFAEESRAMHYGEKDLEAIHGKATLKEAQELLDEGISVAPLPFPVTEPDELN
- a CDS encoding Hsp20 family protein, with the translated sequence MNRFDFTPYRRSTVGFDRLFDLLERQARTNSGDNYPPFNIERRGEDNYRITLAVAGFRPGDLDITAQQNLLVVQGKKREDGDDDGEMLHVGIANRGFERRFELADFVRVENARLEDGLLAIDLVREVPDAMRPKKIAINGQKTLEVVRDDDADDGAEAEKKADAA
- the secG gene encoding preprotein translocase subunit SecG; translation: MSLFIFLFVLQAMVAAGLVGVVLMQRSEGGGLGIGGSPTGLMSARGAADFLSRATKWLAIVFVALSIALAAIAAESGGQDSITSTLDRSVPADPLGQAAGETPAPAAPAAPPAETSDDPLAGATE